The Elusimicrobiota bacterium genome segment CCGAAAAGAAAGTTCCTCCCACTGTTCAATTGTACGGAGCCCCCCTCACATCCATCGCCGCAGAAGGGGTGGGACTCAAAAAATCAAAAAACATGGTGGCATTGGCTCTCATGGGCCAGTTGGTGGGAATCCCGCTGGAGGGCTTCAAATCGATCCTTGAAGAGAAATTCGGAAAAAAAGGAGAAGATGTTCTTGAGAAAAACTTGAAGGCGATCGATGAAGGCTACAAATGGGGAGAAACTCACCCCGTCGGCCGAGATCTGCACGTGCCAGCCAGTGTCAGAAAAGAACGGAAATTGATCATGTCGGGAAATGAAGCGATGTCGGCCGGGGCCATGGCTGCCGGATGCCGTTATTACGCGGGATACCCCATTACGCCAGCCTCTGATATTTTGAGTTTCATGGAAAAACAATTACCTCGCTTTGGCGGCGTGGCGGTTCAAACCGAAGATGAAATTTCCGCTATCGCTTCTTGCGTGGGCGCCTCCTTCGCTGGAGCCAAAGCCCTGACCGCCACTTCCGGCCCCGGTCTTTCCTTGATGGCGGAAGTGCTGGGACTCTCATCTATGACCGAAACGCCGGTGGTCATTGTGGATGCGCAACGGTCCGGCCCCTCCACTGGAATGCCAACCAAAACCGAACAGTCCGATTTGGCCTTCGCCGTAAACATGGGCCATGGCGACGCCCCGCGCGTGGTGATGGCCCCGTCCAATGTCAAAGATTGTTTCTATGGAATGGTTAAAGCTTTTTATATCGCGGAGAAGTATCAGATTCCTGTAGTCATGTTGTCTGATCAGTCGCTTTCCCACAGAACCCAAACGTTTACTCGTCCCAATCTCGAAAATCTTCAAAACTCCAACCGCTTACGTGCTTCAAAAAATGGGGAATACAAACGGTTCTTGGACACGGAAAACGGCGTCTCGCCTGTTTCTTTTCCAGGGGACGAGGGGCTTTGCTACGTGAATACCGGCTTGGAACATGACGAACTGGGCCATCCCAGTTGGTCTCCCAGCAACCATCAACGCATGTCGGCCAAACGTCACCGAAAACTTGATTTCATCGCTAAAGAAAAAGGATTTACACGGCTCTACGGAGATGAACATGCCACGGTTGGTGTAATCTGCTGGGGGTCCACCGAAGGCCCTGTGGAGGAAGCGATCGGTATGGCCGCCAAACAAGGGCTTGAAGTGAAAGCCCTAACCATCAAAATGATTCATCCCCTTCCAGACGAAGAAATACGCAGTTTCTTGTTGGGACTCAAACATGTGCTTGTGCCTGAAATCAATTTTACCGGGCAGCTCTGCCAAATTTTACGGGCCAAATATTTGTATCCCTTCCAGTCTTTTACCAAGTGCAATGGCATGCCCTTCGATCCCGATGAAATATTTGACCGCATTGAGGAGGTGATCCGTCGTGCCTGAGATTTCTCAAATAAAAGCAAAAACTGAAAACTATAAAAGCACGGTACCTGTCACCTGGTGTCCCGGTTGCGGCGATTTTTCTGTGCTTCATGCTGTCTATAAAGCTATGGGAATTCTATCGCTTGATCCGAAAGACACCGTGATCGCTTCTGGGATTGGGTGCTCGGGCCGACTCCCGATATTCACCACCTGTTATGGATTTCATGGTGTTCATGGACGTGTCCTTCCCACAGCGACCGGAATCAAACTCGCCAACCCTAAACTGCATGTGTTTGCTGTTGGCGGAGATGGAGACGGATTGGCCATCGGGGGAGGACATTTTCCCCACGCCGCTAGACGCAATGTTGATATCACCTATATCATGCTCGACAACTCCATTTATGGTTTGACAAAAGGTCAAGCCTCTCCCACCACAGGAAAAAATTCGTCTGCTCGAAGTTTGCCGTATGGAGCGGCTGAGGACAATTTGAATCCAATTGGATTGGCGTTGGCCTACAACGCTTCCTTTGTGGCGAGAGGGTTTTCAGGACAACTGAACCAACTGATTGATTTGATCGTCCGCGCGGCTCGCCACCCGGGGTTTTCTTTCCTTCATGTCATTTCTCCCTGCGTGGTTTTTAACAACACCTACCCTTACTACTCGAAAAACGTAACCATGATCCCCGACTCGCATGACCCCAAAAACAAATTGGCAGCCCTCGATTTGTGGCAAGATCCCGACAAAACCTACATTGGTGTTTTCCACGAAGTGATTCGCGATTCTTATGCCAAAAGAACGGAAAAAATTATCGACATCGCGCAATCCAAGGGCAAGGGAGACATGAATTTTTTGCTCGATAGTTTCCGCTAATTCCCTCAATGAAATTTTACGAGTATCAAGCCAAAGCGATCTATGATCGTTTTAAAATCCCAAAACCTCAGGGAGAAGTGGCCTTTGATCTTAAATCCGTCCCCAAAGCGTTAAAAAAATTGGGGAAAGGTCCCTGGGCCATTAAAGCGCAGGTGCTGGCTGGAGGTCGAGGAAAGGCGGGCGGAGTCAAGATCGTCAAAACCCCCAAGGAAGCGGGAATCCTCGCCAAAACTCTTTTTTCAAAACCGCTGGTCACCCATCAAACCGGACCCCAAGGGGAAAAGGTCATGGCTCTCTTGATTGAAAAATCGCTTCCCAAAATATCGAGAGAACTTTATGTCAGCATTGTTCTGGACCGAAAAACGGCCTCCCCACTTCTCATGGCGGCCAAAGAAGGGGGAATGGATATCGAAACCTTGGCCAAAGAACGTCCCGAGGCACTCCACCGCTTTTCCATTGATCCGCTGGAAGGCTTACCTCAGTACCGTTCTCGAAAAATCGCAAAGAGTTTGGGATTAAGCGGAAAACTTCTTAATGAAGGAGCCTCCCTTTTATCCAAACTTTATGCGATTTTTGTCGCAACCGACGCCAACATGGTTGAGGTCAATCCGTTGGCTGTAACGGAGAGTGGAGAATTGATGGCGTTGGATGGAAAAATTTCAACCGATGACAACGCGCTTTTCCGCCACGAAGATCAAATGACCTGGAAAAAATTGATGCCACAACCAGTGGCCGAAAAAAGGGCGCTTAAAGCAAAAATCTCGTACATAAAATTGGACGGGAATGTGGGCTGCCTGGTCAATGGCGCAGGTCTCGCGATGGCCACCATGGACATCATCAAACTACACGGAGGGGAACCCGCCAACTTTCTGGATGTGGGGGGCGGAGCCAATGCCGAACAAGTCACTGAAGCGTTTAAAATTATCCTCTCTGACAAACGGGTTGAGGGAATTCTCGTGAATATTTTTGGCGGAATCATGCGATGCGACGTGATTGCCGAAGGCATCATTGCCGCGGTCAAGAAAATTAAACTCAAGGTTCCACTCGTCGTTCGCCTGGAAGGGAATAAATCAGAAGAAGGGAAAAAAATGCTGGCCGATTCCAAACTACCGCTTCAAGCCGCCACCAGTCTATCCGAAGCCGCGGAAATGATCGTTACAGCCATAAAAAACAGGAATAAGTCATGAGTATCCTTCTTGACACCACATCCAGAGTTATTTGCCAAGGAATCACCGGGGCGGCGGGATCCTTCCACACCAAACTCTGCAAAGAATATGGAACCAAGATGGTGGGAGGCGTCACCCCGGGGAAAGGGGGATCCCAATTTGAAGGAATTCCCATTTATGACACAGTGGACGAAGCCGTAATAGACACCCAAGCCAATGTGTCTATGATATTTGTTCCTGCGCCCTTGTGCGCCGAGGCTATTTTAGAGGCCATGGAAGCCGGCATTCAATTGATTGTGGCCATCACGGAAGGAATTCCCGTCATGGACATGGTCAAAGTCAAACACAAAATGACGGCGTGGAACAAGGGGAAAAAAGCTGAAGAAAAAGTTCGGCTTATTGGTCCCAATTGCCCCGGCGTGATCACCGTGGATGCCTGCAAGGTGGGGATTATGCCGGGCTATATTCACAAAAAAGGCCCCATCGGCATTGTGTCACGTTCCGGGACGCTCACCTATGAAGCAGTTTGGCAACTCACCAAACTGGGCATCGGTCAATCAACGGTGGTTGGTATTGGCGGAGACCCGGTCAATGGAACAGATTTTGTGGACGTCCTGGAACTATTCCAGAAAGATTCCTCTACTCAAGCGGTGGTCATGCTTGGAGAAATTGGAGGCCGCGCTGAAGAAGAGGCCGCCCATTTTTTTAAAACTCAAATGAACAAACCCCTTTTTGCCTTTGTGGCGGGAATCACGGCTCCCGCTGGAAAAAGAATGGGACATGCCGGAGCCATTGTTGAAGGAGGGTCCGGAAAGGCGGAAGATAAAATTGCGGAACTCAAACGAAATGGCGTGATTGTGGCCGAATCCCCTGCCACCATCGGAATTACTGTGCGGGACCATTTTGTCCCAGTGAATCGGTAGTGGTTCCTCTCCCAACCTCCCCTGTCAACTCGGATTTTGCAATGGAAAAAGGTCGTCACCCGCGAATGTCTCTGTTGGGAGTCCTGTTCCTGTTTTTGTTCTCAACCCCCATCTCAGTATTTTCTGAAATCGCCACTATCCAAGAAATCCCCTACTATCTTAAGCAACTGCAGGAAACCGAACTCGAAAGTAAACGAATGGAGACCAACAAGATCATTCATGATGCTGTTGTCCATGCCGACTTATCCAATAAGAAAACCGTTAAAACCCTCGAACCGTTTATCGCGCGGATTCGTTTGACCATTCAGGCTGGTTTTGATCGCCCCTATTTAGAAGGGACTTCATCCTGGCTTCAAAGTGCCGTAGATTATTTTGAAAGAGAAAAATATCGCCCGATTATTAATATTCCCATGGAGGAATGGACGACCACGCAAACATCGTCCCAAGACGGATCCCAAATTTCTATTTTCCCGGAAAAAATTGTTTTGATCAAAGAAGGACAAGCCAGAACCATTGCGGAATCCTCAAATATCCACGAAGCGGTGATATCGCCTGATTCCAAGAAAGTTGCTTTCTTTAGACGTTCGGAGGAGACACCAACCGCCGAGATTTGGGTTGTTCATCTCAAAAATCTTAAACGGAAAAAAATTATCACGGTCCCTTCTTGCCAAACCCTTCTATTTTCTCTGAATGGAGATCATTTGTTCATTCAAGAAAAACCTGAAAACAACACCAGCGAAAGTAAGATTCTCCGAATCTCCACTGGTGGGGGAAAAGCAAAAACAATTGGGAAAGCGCGTAGTCTCGAAGCGGTCGTCACAACGGGAAAATACCGAGGAGGTCTTGTGGTCACCCGAATGACGCCTCATCACCTCGGTGTCACTCTTCAGGACTGTCCCGTGGCGTGGGATGAAGCAGGGAAGGAATGGGGACGAATTCAGGGAGCAGCGTGCCGCTAGCGAATCAATTCGTTGAGGATGTTCAACTGAGTGACCAAGGGAGCCAAATCAGATTCCTCCCGATTAACAATTGATCTGAGGCGGCTGTCTTTTACATCCTCCAAATTTCCCAGGGCTTTATCTTGCGCGTTTCCTGCCGGCGTTCTTCTCAATATTTTTTCCCGATCTCGCTGATATTCACTTTCTATCTGCCTGCGTGCTTCAATACTTTTCACTTTGATCTCAGAGATCCGTTTTTCGAGTTCAGGGATTGTTTTTCCCTTTCCAAGCGCCAATTGAGAAAATTTTTCATGCAAAATTCCCATACTGTCTTCTAAGGCTCTCTGTTCGCCAAGAATCTGACTTCGCTCTTCTTGAAACTTGCGATGAGACTCTTTGCTTGAGTTCATATAATAAATTGAGGGACCTGCACCCAGGAGGAGACCAATAAAAAACATGGAAAAATAGGCCAATGCATTTCCGGTGGAACTGCCACCCGACGACCTGGTAGGGAGATCCCCCATCGTTTTTTTCTTTTCTGAGCCTCTAATAATCTCTTTGAGTTTAATTTCAAAGCGCTTTTTTAAATCCTCCGAAAAATCCCTAAAGGCTGATTCCGCAGAACTGATCTCCGCAGGATCCCACGTGATCCGAGACATAACCGATGTCCGATCTCTCTCGATGGCCTCCACTTCGAAATCAATGATGGATTGCATCTCCAACACAGTCGCTTCCAACTCTTTTCTCGGGTTCTCAGGAGGAGTTGTTTCCCAGGACTTTTTCTCAAACTCGAACCAAGCTTCAATAATGCCTTCTAAACTTGCGGAACCCCCTTCGTAAAATTCTGCCGGAGTGAATGATGTGGCCTTTTCCTGAACCAATTCATCAAAAGCAGCTTGTCTTTTCTTTCTCAGCGCACCTAATTTATCAGACCACTCTTGATATGAAACATCGTCCATTAAAATTTCACCCCAAATCCACCATGATAGAGTTCCTCTCCATTGGCCAAACCAGCACCTAAATTCAAATAGGTAAATGGAATTAGACTGATGTTGATGCCTGCTTCAACGCGATATCCCGATTCACTGGAATCCAAATTACGAGCGCCAACAGGAACGATCGGGTCATCAGTGAGCTCGAGTTCGGTGACGTCATATCCAGCCCCGATGTAGGGGTGGATAAAAGGGATATCAAATGAAAGCACCGCATTGGCCGAAAGGGTATTGGCGTCAAAAAGATCATGAGAGGCCTGGTTGTATAAAGCTGTAAGTGAAACTGCAGGAAGACCGGGAACGGAGGGGGTAAACAAACCTATTCTCAATCCACCCCCGATCACATCAGCATCTTCAATTTGGCCATAACGTCCAATAACGTTTATCCTGGCCGGAAGGCCCACTTCCACTTGAGCCCATTTGGAGAGAAGGCTTGATCCATCGTCTTTGAGAATGGCGTTTTCATCCTTAACTCCCACAGCCGCCACATGAACACCCACATCGAAACCCAAAGGAAAACCCAATGATTTTCCATTGTGAAAACTTCCGGCACCCACCGCCGCCCCAAAATCTTTGGTGAGAGCGTCCAAGTTTGTTTGGTTCACGATTGAGAAATTATTAGAAAAGTCATCGGCGCTCAGTGGCATCGCGATAAAAAGCAGGGGCATTAAGGCCATTGACGTGAATCGATTTTTCATACAGTCTCCTCTTTGATTATCCTTGATTTTGTACATAAAAATAGTTCAAGTGATCAGCTGGGCATCGGTCTTCTGACTATCCTGCCAAAGGTGATAGAGTCCCAGCAAGGTCAAGTGGGGCACCATCCGATCGACGCAACCCACACCTTTTAATATCCAATGGGCTTGACCGCCAGTGGCGAACACATGCGTTGCGGGTCCCATCCTCCGTTTCAAATTCAATACGATTTCTTTTACCAAACCTCGGTATCCATGATATAGACCCGCTCGAATAGATTCAAGAGTATTTCTACCTAAAATGCCTGCTGATTTTTTCAGAATCACGTGAGGAAGTTTGGCCGTCCGCTCGTAAAGAGCCTCCGCAGAAATCACGGGACCCGGCGCAATGACCCCACCCAAATAAACACCCTTGGCTGTGACGCAATCGAAGGTCGTGGCGGTCCCAAAATCAATCACAATGGAGGGCCCCTTCCAGAGAGCCAATGCCGCCCGTGAATTGACCAATCGATCAGCACCAACCTCTTTTGGATTTTTATATCCAATTTTAATTTTTGATGGACTTCGATAACTGACAAACAATGGATTTTTTCCAATCACAAGGCGAACTTCTCTCATCAAATAAGAATTCACGGACGGGACCACACTCGAAACGATCCCGCCTTTAATTAAATTTGCGGAAATTTTATTTCGATTTAATTGTTGGCGGATAAAACGAGAAACGCCACGCCGTTTTTTTAACTGATCGGTTCCAATCGTCCAAACAAAACGCGGGTGAGGATTCAATTCCCGATTGCCCAACGCAAACAATCCAAAAGAGGTGGCCGTGTTTCCAACATCGATAACCAGGAGAGGTGGAGTCTTCAATTTGAGACGGTCACCCCTGAAGCTTGAAGCTTTGAAAAATCCGCCACTGAATCAAAAAGATTTTTTACCAAGAGAAGAACTCCCAGCCGATCCAATCGAAGTTTCGGATCATCGACCATAACCATGACCTCTTTAAAGAAAAGATCGATGGGGGATTTTAATTCTGACAAACACAAAAGCGCTTCATTAAATTCCTCATTTTTGAGATGGTCCTTAACCAGATCGCTGATCTTCTGGACCGACTCGCAAAGTTTTTTCTCTTGATCTCCCAACTCTTGAACGTTCAGCGCCAAGGCCGTTTCATCAGCTAAAAATCCAGAGGACCGCGCCTGTTTGAGCAGGTTCCCCGCTCGTTTGATGGCGACAGTAAGGGAATCAAATTCCGGTTTTCCGCGCACAGACTTGACTGCCTGAAGTTTGGACGCTATGCGCCCCATACTCTGATCGCGGTTTGTGAGAACCGCCTCGATTTCGTCAGTACGGAAACCCTGTTGAGTAAAAAGGGTCATCATTCTCGATTTGAAAAAATCCGACAAATCTTCTTTCACTTTGGGAGGTACCGCATTGTTTAATCCTTCAAGAGCAAGATCCATCAAGTGGTCCAATGACACCTGCCACTTCCGCTGCAAAAGGATGCGAATGACGCCCGCTGACATTCGCCGCAAACCATAGGGATCCGCGGAACCAGAGGGAATCAAACCCACTGAAAAATTGGCGGCCAAGGTATCCATCTTGTCCGCCACCGCCACGAGAGCTCCCTCCACAGATATCGGTAAATCCCCTTCCGTTGTAAGCGGCCAATAATGTTGTTCGATGGCATGAGCCACCTCAGTGTTTTCCTGCTTTTCGGCATAGAATCGGCCGGCCACTCCCTGCAATTCCGGAAACTCGCCCACCAAATGAGTCAACAGATCTGCTTTTGAAAGAAAGGCCGCTCGATCGGCATTGGCGAGTGTGGTTCCGTCCAGCTCAAAATATTCTCCCAATCGACACGTGAAGGCGCGAACTCGAACAGTTTTATCCCACATGGATCCCAATTTCGCATGAAATCCAACACCGGATAGGCGGGGAGCCATATCCGCCAAAGGAACTTGAGAATCTTTTTCATAAAAAAACTGCGCGTCCGCGAAGCGGGCGTTCACCACGCGCTCATATCCTTCCCGCACCGCCTCTTGCGCCTCTGAGGGACCGTTACGAACGCCGATGAAACTGTTCACCAACTGTCCCTTTGAGGATTCCAGAGGAAAAAACTTCTGATGTTTTTTAAGGACACTGATTAAAACTTCTCGTGGTAATTTCAGGTACCCTTCAGGAAAATGACCCAAAATTCCGACGGGATATTCCGTTAAATGGACCACCTCCTGGAGATGTTCCTCCGTCATCACCACCTGGGCTTTGGCTTTTTTTGCCAAAGCGTCATTCTGGTTTAAGATGTTCGTCCTTCGATCTTCCGGATCCACCAAAATACAACGCCCTTGAAGAACGGTTTTGTATTTTTCGGGGCTGGGCACATTAATTTTGGATCCCCCAAGCGCCAACAAGGCCAGCGTGGACTTGTCCGACGTCACCCCCGCCAATTTAAAGCGAATCACCTGAGAATTATAGAGGGCCACCAACCATCGAATGGGACGAACAAATGGGAAATTTTGATCGTTCCAAATCATGGATTTTGGAAATGTGAGTTTTTTTATGACCGTTGGAAAAATTTCTTTGAGCAAAATTTCGGTCTTTTGCCCTTTGTGATGTTGAAGTGCCACATACCGCTCTCCTTTCGGCGTATTCTTAATGACCAACGCCTCAACGGATACTTTCTGTGCTTTGGCAAAGCCCAACGCGGCGGTGGTCCATTGCCCACTCTGATCTTTCGCGGCCTTGGGCGGGGGCCCCAGCACCTCTTCGGTCCGGTCCAAGGTTCGTGGGGCCACGCCTTCAATGGCAATCGCCAAACGACGAGGAGATCCATAAACTTTTATTTTTTCAAAAGGTATCCGATGATCTGACAACTCCACCTTCATCAACTGTTCCAATTGCGCGAGAGCATCGGTAATAAACCGAGCTGGAATTTCTTCAGTACCGATTTCTAAAAGAGCGCTGAACCGTTTCTTTTCCTTCATGAATTCACCTTTGTGTCCTCACGGACCGGCGCTGCCACCATGGATTCGGCCACGCGCTTGGCCAAATTTCGGATACGCGTGATAAACCCCGTTCGTTCGGATACCGAAATGGCGCCACGGGCATCCAGAAGATTGAACAGGTGGGAACATTTCATTGTGGCATCATAGGCAGGCAGCGGAAACTTTTCGTTGAGCAGATTGACCGCCAGTGTTTCATAATCTGAAAAATGTTGACGAAGCATGGCGGGGTCACTCAGGGAAAAATTGAACGTAGAGAACTGACGTTCATCTTCCTTATGAACATCACCGTAAGTCACTCCCTTGCACCATTCCACATCAAATACGCTGTTCTTTTTTTGGGAAAACATGGCCAACCGCTCCAACCCATAGGTAATTTCAACGGTGATGGGGAATAAATTTAAGCCCCCCATTTGCTGAAAATAGGTGAACTGTGTGATTTCCATGGAATCCAGCCAAACTTCCCATCCCAATCCCCAAGCTCCCAGAGTGGGAGATTCCCAATCATCCTCGACAAATCGAATGTCATGTTTCCTTGGTTTGATGCCAATGGCCTCAAGCGAATCCAAATAAAGTTTTTGAATATTATCAGGAGCCGGTTTGATAACAACTTGGAATTGATAGTAGCGTTGCAGCCGGTTGGGGTTTTCACCGTATCGGCCATCGGTGGGGCGGCGAGAAGGTTCCACATAGGCGGCGGCCCAGGGATGGGGGCCCAAAGAACGCAAAAAAGTGGCCGGGTTAAATGTTCCCGCGCCTTTTTCCAAGTCGTAGGGTTGAAATATCAAGCAACCCCGTTTCGACCAAAATTTTTCGAGAGAAAAAATGATTTCCTGAAGATACATCAAACAACCTCAACATCGGATTTTAAACGCCACGGCAATACACGGCTGAGTTCCCCTTCAACAAACGTCACACATTGGTCCAACGGCGCTCTCGACAACAATTCGCTGGCCTGGTCTGACATGTCTCCATGTCCCAACACTTTAAGCAATCGAACCACGAACAACACCCATTGACGGTGGGGGGAAAGTTCAAGATTGAGCGATCCTTGAAGAGCCTGAAAAGACTGGCGGAGAATATCATAAACCTCGGGAGAAGGCGCGCGAAACGGCAACAACATCTCGACTGTTTCAGCGCAACGACAGGCCATTTGGAAAGCGTCGAGATGAGAGCTCAATCGCTCATGGGAAGAGATCAAACGTCCACTGGCCAGGCGACCATGAACCCCGTGGGGGGGAAGAAACAAATGAAAATCCGCCTCAACAAAAGGCTGCTGCACCGCTTTGAGTTTCGAGGCCATCCTTTGTCCACCTTTGGAAATGGCCAACACCTTCCCCACGTCCCGCAGAAAAAGCGTTAACCTTAAATCGTTATCCAAATGCCGCACCCGTCGAAGAACAAGCCCCCGACTTAGAAGAGATTCCATGGGCCAACCATAGCAAAAGATTTTTTTTTCATCTTTTTGAATAAAGCAGATTAACCAATCGTTCTTGCACCTTCCACATTCTCTCTCGATCCTTTCGAGGCCAATCGGTATATCCCAAAAGATGAAGTGTCCCATGAATCACCAATCGAACC includes the following:
- the korA_1 gene encoding 2-oxoglutarate oxidoreductase subunit KorA — encoded protein: MQSNLTVRIAGEGGEGVISTGELLTTAVARARRDVFTFRTYPAEIKGGPAMFQLRFADHPVLSVGTKLDVLLAFNEEAVDLHAAELKNDGLLVYDSSVFDPEKKVPPTVQLYGAPLTSIAAEGVGLKKSKNMVALALMGQLVGIPLEGFKSILEEKFGKKGEDVLEKNLKAIDEGYKWGETHPVGRDLHVPASVRKERKLIMSGNEAMSAGAMAAGCRYYAGYPITPASDILSFMEKQLPRFGGVAVQTEDEISAIASCVGASFAGAKALTATSGPGLSLMAEVLGLSSMTETPVVIVDAQRSGPSTGMPTKTEQSDLAFAVNMGHGDAPRVVMAPSNVKDCFYGMVKAFYIAEKYQIPVVMLSDQSLSHRTQTFTRPNLENLQNSNRLRASKNGEYKRFLDTENGVSPVSFPGDEGLCYVNTGLEHDELGHPSWSPSNHQRMSAKRHRKLDFIAKEKGFTRLYGDEHATVGVICWGSTEGPVEEAIGMAAKQGLEVKALTIKMIHPLPDEEIRSFLLGLKHVLVPEINFTGQLCQILRAKYLYPFQSFTKCNGMPFDPDEIFDRIEEVIRRA
- the sucC gene encoding Succinate--CoA ligase [ADP-forming] subunit beta; translated protein: MKFYEYQAKAIYDRFKIPKPQGEVAFDLKSVPKALKKLGKGPWAIKAQVLAGGRGKAGGVKIVKTPKEAGILAKTLFSKPLVTHQTGPQGEKVMALLIEKSLPKISRELYVSIVLDRKTASPLLMAAKEGGMDIETLAKERPEALHRFSIDPLEGLPQYRSRKIAKSLGLSGKLLNEGASLLSKLYAIFVATDANMVEVNPLAVTESGELMALDGKISTDDNALFRHEDQMTWKKLMPQPVAEKRALKAKISYIKLDGNVGCLVNGAGLAMATMDIIKLHGGEPANFLDVGGGANAEQVTEAFKIILSDKRVEGILVNIFGGIMRCDVIAEGIIAAVKKIKLKVPLVVRLEGNKSEEGKKMLADSKLPLQAATSLSEAAEMIVTAIKNRNKS
- the sucD gene encoding Succinate--CoA ligase [ADP-forming] subunit alpha, whose amino-acid sequence is MSILLDTTSRVICQGITGAAGSFHTKLCKEYGTKMVGGVTPGKGGSQFEGIPIYDTVDEAVIDTQANVSMIFVPAPLCAEAILEAMEAGIQLIVAITEGIPVMDMVKVKHKMTAWNKGKKAEEKVRLIGPNCPGVITVDACKVGIMPGYIHKKGPIGIVSRSGTLTYEAVWQLTKLGIGQSTVVGIGGDPVNGTDFVDVLELFQKDSSTQAVVMLGEIGGRAEEEAAHFFKTQMNKPLFAFVAGITAPAGKRMGHAGAIVEGGSGKAEDKIAELKRNGVIVAESPATIGITVRDHFVPVNR
- the coaX gene encoding Type III pantothenate kinase encodes the protein MKTPPLLVIDVGNTATSFGLFALGNRELNPHPRFVWTIGTDQLKKRRGVSRFIRQQLNRNKISANLIKGGIVSSVVPSVNSYLMREVRLVIGKNPLFVSYRSPSKIKIGYKNPKEVGADRLVNSRAALALWKGPSIVIDFGTATTFDCVTAKGVYLGGVIAPGPVISAEALYERTAKLPHVILKKSAGILGRNTLESIRAGLYHGYRGLVKEIVLNLKRRMGPATHVFATGGQAHWILKGVGCVDRMVPHLTLLGLYHLWQDSQKTDAQLIT
- the glyS gene encoding Glycine--tRNA ligase beta subunit; its protein translation is MKEKKRFSALLEIGTEEIPARFITDALAQLEQLMKVELSDHRIPFEKIKVYGSPRRLAIAIEGVAPRTLDRTEEVLGPPPKAAKDQSGQWTTAALGFAKAQKVSVEALVIKNTPKGERYVALQHHKGQKTEILLKEIFPTVIKKLTFPKSMIWNDQNFPFVRPIRWLVALYNSQVIRFKLAGVTSDKSTLALLALGGSKINVPSPEKYKTVLQGRCILVDPEDRRTNILNQNDALAKKAKAQVVMTEEHLQEVVHLTEYPVGILGHFPEGYLKLPREVLISVLKKHQKFFPLESSKGQLVNSFIGVRNGPSEAQEAVREGYERVVNARFADAQFFYEKDSQVPLADMAPRLSGVGFHAKLGSMWDKTVRVRAFTCRLGEYFELDGTTLANADRAAFLSKADLLTHLVGEFPELQGVAGRFYAEKQENTEVAHAIEQHYWPLTTEGDLPISVEGALVAVADKMDTLAANFSVGLIPSGSADPYGLRRMSAGVIRILLQRKWQVSLDHLMDLALEGLNNAVPPKVKEDLSDFFKSRMMTLFTQQGFRTDEIEAVLTNRDQSMGRIASKLQAVKSVRGKPEFDSLTVAIKRAGNLLKQARSSGFLADETALALNVQELGDQEKKLCESVQKISDLVKDHLKNEEFNEALLCLSELKSPIDLFFKEVMVMVDDPKLRLDRLGVLLLVKNLFDSVADFSKLQASGVTVSN
- the glyQ gene encoding Glycine--tRNA ligase alpha subunit → MYLQEIIFSLEKFWSKRGCLIFQPYDLEKGAGTFNPATFLRSLGPHPWAAAYVEPSRRPTDGRYGENPNRLQRYYQFQVVIKPAPDNIQKLYLDSLEAIGIKPRKHDIRFVEDDWESPTLGAWGLGWEVWLDSMEITQFTYFQQMGGLNLFPITVEITYGLERLAMFSQKKNSVFDVEWCKGVTYGDVHKEDERQFSTFNFSLSDPAMLRQHFSDYETLAVNLLNEKFPLPAYDATMKCSHLFNLLDARGAISVSERTGFITRIRNLAKRVAESMVAAPVREDTKVNS
- the recO gene encoding DNA repair protein RecO gives rise to the protein MESLLSRGLVLRRVRHLDNDLRLTLFLRDVGKVLAISKGGQRMASKLKAVQQPFVEADFHLFLPPHGVHGRLASGRLISSHERLSSHLDAFQMACRCAETVEMLLPFRAPSPEVYDILRQSFQALQGSLNLELSPHRQWVLFVVRLLKVLGHGDMSDQASELLSRAPLDQCVTFVEGELSRVLPWRLKSDVEVV